From the Desulfovibrio sp. JC010 genome, the window CTAAAATCAAACAGTTGATATAATTAGTTTATGCTGTGGTGAATTATTGAAAATCAAACCGATAATACCTGAATATGGATTCTTTATGCAAACGGTATCCGTAAAATTTTTCAGGCAGGCTAAATGGAATCAATCAAGTCCCGCACTTCCTTGAAAAAGGAGAGGATGTCAACATGTGACTGGGATTCGGAATTGATATCCAAACGTTTGAAAAAAGATACAATATTTCCCTTAGGAGTATGGGTTCTGCTGAAGTAGAGTTCGTAAAGCGGACCTTCGGGAGATTTTACGGCCAGAACCCATTCCCGTCCCTGTTTATGCCAGATTTTGGATGCATTATCTTCCTTGCGGCTGCTGACCAGATGAACCAGTTCCTGCAGCGTAAAAGGCTGTCCGGGTCTGCCGGGCATGCCGAGGAATTCCCCGGTATCGGAATGGATAACCACCGGGAGTTCCATGAAGTCAGATTCCGGCTCAATGGCTGAGCTGTCGGCATCAAGGGAGTAGGAATCAGATTCTCCATCGTCCTTTTTGATAGTGACCACTTTTTTGGCAGTGATCCTTTCCGGCTGCTGCAATCCTCCTGAGCTGGCCAGAATATCCTTGATTTCCTGCAACAGTTCAGTTGTTCCGGACGGTGCTTCAGACTGGGACTGTAGCAGTTCCTTCAGTGATTTTTCCATGCGTGCCAGCCGCTGTTCGGACTTGGCCTGTGCAGTAACCAGTGCGGCAAGGCCATTCATCATCTGGGTGGTAGTTTTGGCCAGTTTTGCAAATTCTTCGCCGTTGACTTGCGAATCCTGTTTCTTTTCCGATAACTGACGATTTTCTTTAACTGACTCAAATTCTGTAAAAAGTTTATCGCGTATTTGCCTTACCGATAGATTTTTATTGAAAAGATCGCGAATACGTAAACTGAGTTTATCAGCACCTTTGCGAAAGCGCAGGGGTTTGCCGTGCCCGACAATGAAAAAGAATTCAGGGAATTTTTTGCGGTAACTCTTGATGGTGGTCACCGATACCCCGGTGATGTTGGAAAGGTCCCGATGGGTGAAAGTTTCAGCTGTCATGTCTGGAAATCCTGTATAGTTATTTTCTGTAAGCCCAGTTGGCAAACAGATGTGTATTTGTTGAATCGTCAGAAAATAATTTCAATATATTTAATGAATAACAAATAAATCTAGTTATCGATAACTATAATCGTCAGCGAGGTCAATATGTGTATACAGGAATATCGGAAGGTCAGCTGTGCAGCCGGGATCAGTTCTGAAATCTGGTCAGCAATGAAAGGATAAAAAGAACCAGAAGCGCGGCCATGAGGATGGTATTGATATTAATGCCGCCTTTGACTTTCTGGCGTTTGCGGTACCCGAATATCAGGATCAGGATTGCTATGAAGAGAAGAAGTTTGAACATGGAAAAAGTATTTAAATCGTCTTCACGAAAAAAGCAAAGAAATGACGGGCGGTTTCCCACAAAGGCAGGGCTGAAAAATTTTGAGTGGATTTAGGAAATACAGAGCGAAGCTTGGTGAAAGGTTTTGAAAAGGGGAGTCCAGAGGGGAAAAACTTTTGMAAAAGTTTTYCCCCTCTGGTCGCCGAAGGCAAATTACTTTTTATAAACAGCACCGGTTGATGCTGAAGTTACGTTCTGGCTGTAGCGTTTGAGGAATGCGGAGGGCATTTCTTTTTCAATGGGCTTGAATGCAGCGCGACGTTTTTCAAGTTCAGCTTCATCGAGCTTCACGTTGATGGAACGTCCGGGGATGTCGATTTCAATTACATCTCCGGTCCGGACCAGCCCGATAGCACCGCCGGAAGCAGCTTCCGGGGAAACGTGGCCGATGGCCGCGCCGCGGGTACCGCCGGAAAAACGTCCGTCAGTGATCAGGGCCACATCTGCGCCAAGACCCATACCTGCGATAGCGGAGGTGGGGGTCAGCATTTCACGCATACCGGGGCCGCCTTTGGGGCCTTCATAAAGGATAACCACGGCATCGCCCTTGACGATCTGATTGCCGAGGATCGCTTCTACTGCTTCTTCCTCGGAATTGTAGACCTTTGCGTTGCAGGTGCGTTTCATCATTTCAGGAGCCACTGCGGACTGCTTAACAACGCAGCCGTCTTCGGCAATGTTACCGAATAGAACCGCGATACCGCCTTCTTTTGAGTAGGGATCGTCAACCGGACGTACTATTTTATGGTCGGTGATTCCGGCGTTTAATTCCTTGAGGTTGTCACCTACAGACTTACCGGTAACTGTCAGCGGGTCAAGTTCGATACGGCCGGATTTGGAAAGTTCGGCCATAACGCCCTGAATGCCGCCTGCTGTGTTCAGGTCTTCAATGTGGTCGGGACCTGCCGGGGAAAGCTTGCACAGATTGGGTGTGTTGCGGCTGATTTCGTCAAATACGGTCAGGTCTAGCTTGAGACCTGCTTCGTTGAAAATGGCGGGCAGGTGCAGCACGGTGTTGGTGGAGCAGCCCAGAGCCATGTCCATGGTTACCGCGTTCTTGAGACTTTTCTCAGTGACGATGTCGCGCGGTTTGATGTCCTTTTCGAGCAGAGTCATGATCTGGGAACCCGCAGCCTTGGCAAGGCGGGTGCGCTCAGCCATGACAGCGGGAATGGTACCGTTGCCGGGCAGGGCCAGACCGATGGTCTCGGAAAGGCAGTTCATGGAGTTGGCGGTGAACATGCCGGAACAGGAACCGCAAGTGGGGCAGGCACTCTGCTCAAGTACGGTAAGTTCGTCTTCAGTCATGTTTCCGGTCTTAACCTGACCAACACCTTCAAATACGGTGATCAGGTCGACTTTTTTGCCGTCTTTGCGGCCTGCGAGCATGGGACCGCCGCTGATAACGATGGTCGGGATGTTCAACCGCAGGGCGGCCATGAGCATACCGGGTACGATCTTGTCACAGTTGGGGATGAGCACCAGCGCGTCAAAGGGATGCGCGGTGGCCATGATCTCGATGGAGTCGGCAATGATCTCACGGCTGGGCAGGGAGTAACGCATGCCCGCGTGGTTCATGGCCAGACCATCACAGACGCCGATGGCCGGGAATTCCATGGGCACACCGCCAGCCAGACGAACGCCGTCTTTTACCGCACGGGTGATGTTGTGCAGGTGCACGTGGCCGGGAATAATTTCATTGGATGCGTTACATACGCCGATCAGCGGACGGTTGACCTCATCCTTGGACATGCCCAGTGCGTAAAGTAGGGAACGGTGCGGGGCCTTCTCCAGCCCTCCAGTCATTTTTTTACTTCTCATAGATGATTACTCTCCTGATTGGTATGCCTCCGGCGGGTCTCCGACGGCCCTGCCGGGGGCCTCTCCGAGGGCTTAAACCCTTTGAAAAGGGTTTAAGAATCCCAAACTTTTTTAATAAGCTATCGCTCTGTGTTGCAGTAGATAGCAGGTTAATATGAAAAATTTCCTTTTATGAGGAATGGCCTTTGGATATTGAAAATGCTCATTTGAGCTAGGAAACGGCGAAGCCCTGATAAAAAGTTTTAGGAGAGTCCAGAGAACCCTTTTCCAAAAGGGTTCTTTGGTCCCCGAAGGGCCGCCGGAGGCAATAAAACTTAATTCTTAACAGCCACAAAGCTGCTCAGCATTCCGATCAGGGTGACGGTTCCTGCCAGTATAAGGCATTGTTCCGGGGGCAGGAAGGTCAGTTTCATGAATAGGGGCGGAAAATTCAGGATATCTGCGAAAAATTGCTGGGCAGCGTATAGGATACCTAGGGCTGTAGAACTTCCGACAAGTCCGAGCAGTGCCCCTCCGGTGAGGAGCGGAAGGCGGATAAACCATTGTCTGGCGCCAACGAGATAGAGGATTTCTATTTCGTCTTTGCGGGTCATTAGCGAAAGGCGCATGGTGTTGCCGACAACGAGTGCGACAATGAGTCCGAGGAAGCCGATGATAGGCCAGACTATGGATTGGGTCAGGCTGATCCAGCCCCTTGCAAGGTCAATCTGCAGGGGATTGTAATGCACCTTGTCCACAAAGGGAAGTGCTTTAAGGTCGTGTAATAAATCAGCGGCCCAGCGTTCATTTTCCACTCCCGGTTCCACTGAAAAAGAGAGCAATGCGGTGGGAGGCAGGGGATTGCGCGATTCGCCGAGCCATGAAAAATCGTCACTGTCGCTGAGTGCTTCGGAAAGCTGCTTGAGGGCGTTTTCCGGGGTGAAGGTACGGATATCTTTGAGCCCTTCGATGTTTTTTAGGTCGGCCCATTGTTTTTCATAATCTTCAGCCGGGGTGTTGGCGACCCAGAAAATCTGGATTTCCACCTGTCCTTTACTTTTGAGCAGTTCCTGATTGACGTTGTGCAGGGTGAGCATGAACAGCCCGGCAAGGATTGAAACCATGGTCACGGCCACAAGGGTGAAGATGTTGGCCCACGGGTGCAGCCCCATATCGCGGATACCCCGGCCGATGAGCCTGAAAAAGAGACCTAACATTTGCACAGCTCCGAGGTCAGGAATTCGGGCGGTTCGCTGAGCTGGCCGTCTTCAAGGTGGATGATCCGTGCATCAGGTACGCAGCGCAGGATTTCCCGGCTGTGTGTGGCCATGACAACGGTGGTGCCATGGGTATGAAATTGCTTGAATACGTCCATCAAATGCAGGGAAAGTTCAAAGTCGAGGTTTCCGGTGGGTTCGTCGGCAATGATCAGTTTGGGATTGACCACCATGGCCCGGGCGATTGCCACCCGCTGCTGTTCGCCGCCGGAAAGGGAGCCGCATTTGGAATAGCTTTTCTTTTCAAGACCGAGAGCGCGGATGATGGCCCGGACCCTTTTATCAACCACAGATTTCGGCATGCTGCGCACGGTCAGGGCGAGAGATACGTTTTCGTATACCGATCTTTCAGGCAGAATTTTAAAATCCTGAAAGACCACACCCAGCTTGCGGCGCAACATGGGAATCTGGTTGCGTTTGATATTATGCAGGTCGTACCCGGCAACGGATGCCTGACCGCGGGTGAGCGGCAGGGCACCGTAAAGAAGTCGCATGAGCGTAGTCTTGCCTGCTCCGGAATGCCCGGTCAGAAAGATGAATTCCCCTTTTTCTATATGCAGGGAAATATCTTTTAAAGCCCAGTTGGAGCCGAAGTTGTATGAAAGACGGTTCAGCCGGATCATTTAATATACCGTGAAAAGGGCTAGAATTTAACTTTCATCTTCTGGCCGTCGGAAGTACTGCAACTGCCTGTTCCGCCGCCTTCGAATTCCTCAGCCTGTTTTTTCATTGCGAACTCGCAATTCATGCTGACCCCGTCATGGCTGTACAGGGTGACGGTTTTTTCTCCGAAATGCATCTCACCGTTGAAAACGGTTTCATCAGGAAGCTGGGCCTTGACGGAATATGTTTTCAGCCCGCGCTGCTTGAATGCGGACATTTCCACCGGGCCGAGGGCTTCGCCTTTATCAGATGTAACTTCACCGTTCATCATTACAGGGGCGCAGGCCGCAAGGCTCAGCAGCAGGATGGTCAAAGCAAAAAATCTGTAGATCATATTATTTAACTCCTCGATTGGGGTTGTAGCAGGGGTGGGACGGTTTTGCAAAAAACATTATCTAAAGCCGCCTTTTGGGGTTGATTTCGGTAAACGGTTAAAAAACAGAGTTGTAAAGTGGGATATCTTCCACAGAGAGATTTACGTTTTTGCTGTTTTCCATTAAGTTCGCCAGTAGAGCATGGACCTTAGTAACAATCCTGACAACTCTGCGCCCTTTTGGCGCATCTTCAGATTAAGTTTCGTAACTGGTTGAATTTCTTGGTTACGGTACATGCTTAAGCATCGTCAATGGCCGTGGATAAACATATAACTCAAGCAGCAGGAAAGGGATATGAAAATTTCTGAAAGACTTATGAGGGCAAAGCCGTCGGCAACTCTGGCTGTTAACGCCAAGGCACAGGAACTGCGTGCACAGGGTAAGGAAATCGTAAGCCTCGCGGTTGGCGAACCTGACTCCCCCACACCGGAACATGTCTGCGAAGCCATGAAAAAAGCTGTTGATGACGGTTTTCATCGCTACACCGCTGTTCCGGGGCTCCCCGAACTGCGTACAGCTGTAGCCAACTATTACGGTAAATTTTACGGCGCAAAAGCCGTGGCAGATAATACCATTGTCAGCAACGGCGGTAAGCATTCCCTCTATAACCTGTTCATGGCCCTCATTGATCCGGGCGATGAGGTGCTCATTCCTGCTCCTTACTGGGTCAGCTATCCGGCCATGGTTGAGCTGGCCGAAGGTAAGCCGGTGATCGTACCCACAACCGCTGAATCCGGTTTTCTGGCCGAGATTAAAGACCTCGAAGCAGCATGCACTCCTAAAACCAAGCTGCTGATCCTGAACACCCCCTCCAACCCCACCGGTGGGCACTACCCGCAGGCACAGCTGGATGAAATCGCCAACTGGGCCAAGTCCAAGGGTATTTTCATTGTTTCCGATGAAGTTTATGACCGTCTGGTTTACAAGCCTGCGGACTATTCCACCCTTGCCAATTTCTGGGAAAAGAACCCTGAAGATGTAGCCATCGTGGGCGCGCTTTCCAAGAGCTTCGCCATGACCGGCTGGCGTGTTGGTACCACTCTGGCCCATGCCGATTTGGTTAAGGCTATGTCTAAAATTCAGGGCCAGTCTACTTCAAACGTGAACACCATGGCCCAGAAGGCCGCACTGGCAGCTTTTGAAGGTCCGTGGGATCTCATTGATGACATGTGCGTAAAGTTTCAGCGCCGTCGTGACCTTGCTTACGATATTATCACCTCATGGCCCGGTGTTATCTGCCCCAAACCGGACGGAGCCTTCTATCTCTTCCCGGTTCTGGACGGTTTTTACACTGAAGAAACCCCGGATTCCGCTTCCATGTGCACCAAGATTCTGGAAGAAGCCGGAGTGGCTCTGGTGCCCGGTTCCGCTTTCGGTGATGACCGCTGTATCCGTTTTTCCTACGCCGTTGACGACGAAGTTCTCAAAAATTCACTGGAAAAAATCGGCAAAGTGTTGATGGGAAAATAAAAATTACGTAAAGATAGTCATATTTGATTGATTAAAAAATCATCCTCTCCCGGTAATCATTGCCGGGAGAGGATGCAACCCATACCAGGAGATCGAATATGGCTGCCAACATTCTTGATTGGACCGACAGCTGGTACGAAAGACTTGATTCCGAATCCCATTGCGACAGTGCAGCGGGTATTGCCGCAAGATTCAGCGGAGAAGTTGCCGAAGGTAAACTGCCCTTCTGCTCCATGCCTTTTATGGCTTCCCTGCTTCACGATCTGGACGGCCTTGAAGATTATGTAAAAAGTTTCGACCACATGCTTCTGCTGGGCATCGGCGGTTCCGCCCTCGGCGCAAGAGCCCTGCAGAAAGCTTTCTTCCCGCAGCAGGACCAGCCCGGACATGAAGGTCCGTGGCTCTGGATTGCGGACAACGTCTGCGCCAAGACCCTTGACGCCTATCTCGAAAAACTTCCCCTTGAAAAAACTCTGGTGGCGGTTGTCTCCAAATCCGGCGGCACAATCGAAACCATCAGCCAGTATTTCCTCGTCCGTGATAAACTTAAGCAGGATCTCGGTGACAAATGGAACCGCAATCTCCTTTTCGTAACCGATAAGGAAAAAGGATTTTTGCGCGAGCAGGCCGATGAATTTTCCGTGCGCACCCTAGAAGTACCGGATTTTCTCGGCGGACGTTATTCCGTGCTGTCCGCCGTAGGGCTGCTTCCGGCCATGTTCATGGGCATTGATTATCGTTCCATGGTGGAAGGTGCTTCGGCTGTGCTCTCGCCGCTGGCCTCACCCGACCTCAACGGCGACACCCTGAATAACCACCCCGCATTCAAGCTGGCCTGCTGGGCTTCCGGTCTGATGACTGAAGGTTACAACGAACTTATTTTCTTTTCTTACATCCCGCAATGGGCCTGCTTCGGACAGTGGTTCGCTCAGCTCTGGGCCGAAAGTCTGGGTAAGGACGGCAAGGGCAGCCAGCCTCTTCCGGCTATCGGGGCCACGGACCAGCATTCCGTAAACCAGATGTTTCTGGACGGCCCGCGCAACAAAGGCTGCCTGTTTTTGACCTGCCCGTCACTTCCAGATGGTGCTGCTTTCCCGGACGATATCCCGGACAACTTCGCCTATCTTAAAGGTAAAACATTCGGTGAACTGATCCATGCCGAAGGGCTGGGCACCAAGATGGCACTTTCCGCCAACAAGGTTCCGCTGATTGAAATGCAGATGGGCGATGATTCCGAAGAAGCTGCCGGACGTTTGATGGGACTCCTCATGGCTGCAACCATCTTCACCGGCTGGCTGATCGAGATTAATCCCATTGACCAGCCTGCTGTTGAGATGGGTAAGCTTTTAGCAAAAGCCCGCCTCGGTGCAGACGGATTGCAAAAAGAAAAAGACAGTTTGAATTCTTTCCTGAATACTAAGAGAGAAGAGCAGGAATTTTGATTCGTTGCGTTCTTGACGAATTATCAGTTAAACAAAAAAATCCGCTCTATCGATTGATAGGGCGGATTTTTTTCTGTGCACTTCTAATCTAAAAAAAGACTTCGCGACTTAATAAATTGCACAAAAGAATGAAATAGGAGCCGAATTAGTTCAGCTCCCTAGTTTCATTGCAAAATATCAAACCGGGAAAAACAAGACCGCTAAATACGGCCCCGGACTTATCCGTTCAGTTCAGCTCTGAACTTACGAGACAGTCTGAAAACAACGACCTTGCGCGCGGGCAGGGTGATCGCTTCGTTGGTCTGGGGATTGCGGCCCTTACGAGCATTTTTGTCGTAAGCTTCAAATTTACCGAAACCACTGATCAGCATGGCGTGATCTCTTTTCACGGCCTGCTTCATGATGTCGAGGATGGATTCAACCAGTTCCTTGATCTCAGCTCTGTTCCGGTCAGTCTTTTCGTAGATGTAGTCAACAACGCTGGCTTTAGTAAGGGTGTTTCCGGTAGCCATTCCTTTCCTCCGTTGTCCCCGGCCCTGCGGTCAGGGGCGGCGGTTTAAAGTTATCCGTGAGCAGAGTCCACCTTGCGCACGGCGATTAAGGTAAAAGGCGTTATCGTTCGAGAATAAATTGCTGTAATTTATCCTGTTATCATCTTTTCTATCTTTTGGGCAAGGGCGGATGCTTCATCCATACTTTCATATTCGCTCTGACCCCAATGGGCAAAGCCGTCATCCTTAAATCTGGGGATGAGATGAAAGTGGGCATGGAACACAAGCTGCCCTGCCGCTTCATTATTATTCATAATCAGGTTCAACCCGTCAGCCCCGGTGGACTTTACAATGGCGTCCCCGGCCAGCTGGGCGGCGGTGATGATCTCCTGCCCGAGTTCAGCTGGCAGATCCCAGATGTTCTCACAGTGCTGCTTGGGGATAACCAGAGCATGTCCTTTATTGACCGGCCCGATATCCAGAAAACTGAGCACCTTATCTGTTTCATAAATTTTGAAGCAGGGGATCTCCCCGGCCACAATCTTACAAAAAATACAATCCTGATTGCTCATAATAATGCTTCTACTTAAGTTGCATGTTGCGCTAAATAATCTTAAACCGATCCTGAAAGCTTCAAGAGACAGTTATATTTAGATAAATAACCGACCATTTTTTTTTAATCAAGCTAATTTATTAAACAAAGGCATGATTTGTCTTATTTTTTCAGCTGAGCAGCCCTGAAATATGCGCACCACTATTTTCAAACACCCGGAACCGGCACATCCCAAGACACGTATATGGCCGGTTTTTATGCCTTTTATGGGCTGCCCATCCAAATGCATCTACTGCTCGCAGGATCGGCAGACTGGAGCTGGAACCAAAACATTAAACGAAATATATCAGGATATTGCACAAGAAATTCCAGAGTTTTTCTTGAAAAAGGACCGCCCCCCCCTTGAACTTGCCTTTTTCGGCGGCACTTTTACTGCTCTGCCTTTTGAATGGCAGCAACGTTTTATCAAGCTGGCTGCGGAATTTAAAAAACAGGGTTTTCTGACCAAAGTTCGCTGCTCAACCCGTCCGGACTGCATTGATGCCGATCAGCTTAAAGAATTGCGCTCATCAGGGCTCGATATGATCGAACTGGGTATCCAGAGTTTTTCAGCAGAAGTCCTGCGCCGTTCGGCCCGGAATTATTCTCCGCAAACCGCCGCCAAAGCCTGCGGTACAGTGCGCGACTGCGGCCTTTCGCTGGGAATTCAGCTGCTGCCCGGTTTGCCGGGAACAAAGCGCGGAGATTTTCAGCACGACATCAGCCGGACCATCGAACTCTCACCCGACGCCGTACGCATCTATCCCTGCCTGACCGTAAAAGGAACCGGACTGGAAAAACTTTACCGGGCCGGAAAATACACTCCGTGGTCGCTAAGTCGCACTGAAGAGGAGCTGTCCCCGGCCCTGCTCCGTCTATGGATGCACAAAATCCACGTCATCCGCATAGGTGTGGCCCATGAGGATGGATTCGAAGAAAGTATTGTTGCCGGGCCGCTTCATCCTGCACTGGGCCAGATAATCCGTTCCAAAGCACTCTATTTATATCTGCGCTCCCGCATTGCCATGCACGGCTCAACTCCCGAACATTTAGTTGTCCCGCAAAAATATTCCGGCGAACTTTGGGGCCACAAAGCCAGTCTGAAACCGCTTTACGCCAAGCTCAACATTTCTCCTGCCAAAATCATTTTTGCAGCGGTCGATATTTTCAAGTTTATCTATAAATAATTGCTGCTATTATTGCTCTTAGGAATAATTACTGATAATATGAGCAATGAGTTTCGGTAAAACTTCTTTTCCGAAGCCGCAAAATAAGTCATATTGATAAAAGTATTAATATAGCTGCTAATAAGGAGATACACTATGAGCACTCTGAGTGCTGAAGAAAAATACCGCAATTTCATTCCTGAAGAGAGCCGCGAATATCTTGAAAAGCTTTTTGCCGATTTTAAACGGCCCGTTACCATTGAGGTCTACACTGCAGACGGCGAACATCGTGAATACAACGAATTCACCCTGAATATCTGCCGGGCCTTCAATGTGCTCAGCGACAAAGTTGAACTGCGTGAATATGCCATGGACAGCGAAATGGCTAAAAACCGCAATATCATCGCCACCCCCACAGTGCTTATTTCCCCGGATGAATACGATATCCGTTTTCTCGGTGCTCCCGCAGGGGAGGAAGGCCGCGCTTTGGTTGAAGCAATCAATCTCGCCTCCAAAGGAGTGGATGGGATTTCCGATCACACACAGGAAATACTTGATCCCCTTGAAGAAGACAGGCTGATCAAAATCTTTGCCAGCCCCACCTGCCCTTACTGCCCCGGACAGGCCATCAATGCCTTTAAGGCCGCCGTCGCAAGGCCGGACAAAATTTCAGCATGGAATGTCTCCACCCTTGATAATGAAAACATGGCCCGCGAATATAATGTCGGTTCTGTCCCGCATACCAACATAAATGATCAGGTTGATTTCATGGGACTGGAGCCGGAAGATAAATTCATGCTTCAGCTGCTCTTCCTCAAACCTCTCGAAGAAGTCATTGAAGAGCAGAAGGCCATGAAAACGTCTAAACCCGACGACACTGTCTACGAAGACATTGATCTGGTCATTATCGGCGGCGGGCCTGCCGGGATGAGTGCCGGAATCTACGCCAAACGCAGCGGCATGAGCTGCATCATCCTTGAGAAACAAGGTGTGGGCGGACAGGTGGCTCTTACTCCCAAAGTGGAAAATTATCCCGGATTCACCCAGATCCAAGGCTTTGAGCTGGTTGATATTCTCGGTGCCCATGCCCGCGAGTACACGGAGATAGAACAATTCGCAGAGGTCAAGGAAGTTAAGCACGGACCGCGCATCGAGATCACTACTGAAGACAAAACCTACCGGGCCAAAGGCGTCATGCTTGCCACCGGGGTCAACGTGCGCATGCTAGGCGTTCCGGGCGAAGATAAACATTACGGTCATGGGGTCAGCTATTGCGCTACCTGCGACGGCAACTTTTATAAGGGCGGCAAGGCTCTCATTGTCGGCGGCGGCAACACCGCGCTTACCGATGCCCTGCACCTCAAGCATCTGGGTATTGAAACCACCATCGTACATCGTCGCGACAAATTCCGGGCCGAGAAAGTTCTGCAGGATTCCGTTGAACGCGAAGGAATTGAAATCATCTGGGATGCTCAGGTAACCGAGATTATCGGCGAAGATCAGGTGGAATCAGCCCGTATCGTCAAGAAGGACGGCACTGAGATCATTCACGACACCGATGTGGTCTTCGTTGCCATCGGCCATACCGCCAACACCGAGCTGGCCGAAAAACTGGGTTGCGAACTGCGTGACGACGGATTCATCAAGGTCGATCCCACCCAGCGCACCAGCGTTGAACGGGTTTACGCAGCAGGTGACGTAACCGGAGGCGTGCGCCAGATCATCACCGCCACCGGGCAGGGAGCTGCCGCTGCACTGACCGCGTTTGATGATTTCACCAGGCTCTTTGATGATACCCAGGAAGTAACTAAGAATATTTGGTAATTTGATGCCTCCGGCGGCCCTGCCGGGGGCCTTAAACCCTTTTGGAAAAAGGGTTTAAGAATCCCAAAACTTTTTGATAAGCTTCGCATATAGCTTGTTAAAATGTCATTGAATATAAAACTCCCGGAATATTTAAA encodes:
- a CDS encoding glucose-6-phosphate isomerase → MAANILDWTDSWYERLDSESHCDSAAGIAARFSGEVAEGKLPFCSMPFMASLLHDLDGLEDYVKSFDHMLLLGIGGSALGARALQKAFFPQQDQPGHEGPWLWIADNVCAKTLDAYLEKLPLEKTLVAVVSKSGGTIETISQYFLVRDKLKQDLGDKWNRNLLFVTDKEKGFLREQADEFSVRTLEVPDFLGGRYSVLSAVGLLPAMFMGIDYRSMVEGASAVLSPLASPDLNGDTLNNHPAFKLACWASGLMTEGYNELIFFSYIPQWACFGQWFAQLWAESLGKDGKGSQPLPAIGATDQHSVNQMFLDGPRNKGCLFLTCPSLPDGAAFPDDIPDNFAYLKGKTFGELIHAEGLGTKMALSANKVPLIEMQMGDDSEEAAGRLMGLLMAATIFTGWLIEINPIDQPAVEMGKLLAKARLGADGLQKEKDSLNSFLNTKREEQEF
- the ilvD gene encoding dihydroxy-acid dehydratase; translation: MRSKKMTGGLEKAPHRSLLYALGMSKDEVNRPLIGVCNASNEIIPGHVHLHNITRAVKDGVRLAGGVPMEFPAIGVCDGLAMNHAGMRYSLPSREIIADSIEIMATAHPFDALVLIPNCDKIVPGMLMAALRLNIPTIVISGGPMLAGRKDGKKVDLITVFEGVGQVKTGNMTEDELTVLEQSACPTCGSCSGMFTANSMNCLSETIGLALPGNGTIPAVMAERTRLAKAAGSQIMTLLEKDIKPRDIVTEKSLKNAVTMDMALGCSTNTVLHLPAIFNEAGLKLDLTVFDEISRNTPNLCKLSPAGPDHIEDLNTAGGIQGVMAELSKSGRIELDPLTVTGKSVGDNLKELNAGITDHKIVRPVDDPYSKEGGIAVLFGNIAEDGCVVKQSAVAPEMMKRTCNAKVYNSEEEAVEAILGNQIVKGDAVVILYEGPKGGPGMREMLTPTSAIAGMGLGADVALITDGRFSGGTRGAAIGHVSPEAASGGAIGLVRTGDVIEIDIPGRSINVKLDEAELEKRRAAFKPIEKEMPSAFLKRYSQNVTSASTGAVYKK
- the ftsE gene encoding cell division ATP-binding protein FtsE codes for the protein MIRLNRLSYNFGSNWALKDISLHIEKGEFIFLTGHSGAGKTTLMRLLYGALPLTRGQASVAGYDLHNIKRNQIPMLRRKLGVVFQDFKILPERSVYENVSLALTVRSMPKSVVDKRVRAIIRALGLEKKSYSKCGSLSGGEQQRVAIARAMVVNPKLIIADEPTGNLDFELSLHLMDVFKQFHTHGTTVVMATHSREILRCVPDARIIHLEDGQLSEPPEFLTSELCKC
- a CDS encoding pyridoxal phosphate-dependent aminotransferase; amino-acid sequence: MKISERLMRAKPSATLAVNAKAQELRAQGKEIVSLAVGEPDSPTPEHVCEAMKKAVDDGFHRYTAVPGLPELRTAVANYYGKFYGAKAVADNTIVSNGGKHSLYNLFMALIDPGDEVLIPAPYWVSYPAMVELAEGKPVIVPTTAESGFLAEIKDLEAACTPKTKLLILNTPSNPTGGHYPQAQLDEIANWAKSKGIFIVSDEVYDRLVYKPADYSTLANFWEKNPEDVAIVGALSKSFAMTGWRVGTTLAHADLVKAMSKIQGQSTSNVNTMAQKAALAAFEGPWDLIDDMCVKFQRRRDLAYDIITSWPGVICPKPDGAFYLFPVLDGFYTEETPDSASMCTKILEEAGVALVPGSAFGDDRCIRFSYAVDDEVLKNSLEKIGKVLMGK
- a CDS encoding integration host factor subunit alpha, whose amino-acid sequence is MATGNTLTKASVVDYIYEKTDRNRAEIKELVESILDIMKQAVKRDHAMLISGFGKFEAYDKNARKGRNPQTNEAITLPARKVVVFRLSRKFRAELNG
- a CDS encoding ABC transporter permease — encoded protein: MLGLFFRLIGRGIRDMGLHPWANIFTLVAVTMVSILAGLFMLTLHNVNQELLKSKGQVEIQIFWVANTPAEDYEKQWADLKNIEGLKDIRTFTPENALKQLSEALSDSDDFSWLGESRNPLPPTALLSFSVEPGVENERWAADLLHDLKALPFVDKVHYNPLQIDLARGWISLTQSIVWPIIGFLGLIVALVVGNTMRLSLMTRKDEIEILYLVGARQWFIRLPLLTGGALLGLVGSSTALGILYAAQQFFADILNFPPLFMKLTFLPPEQCLILAGTVTLIGMLSSFVAVKN
- a CDS encoding elongator complex protein 3, whose product is MRTTIFKHPEPAHPKTRIWPVFMPFMGCPSKCIYCSQDRQTGAGTKTLNEIYQDIAQEIPEFFLKKDRPPLELAFFGGTFTALPFEWQQRFIKLAAEFKKQGFLTKVRCSTRPDCIDADQLKELRSSGLDMIELGIQSFSAEVLRRSARNYSPQTAAKACGTVRDCGLSLGIQLLPGLPGTKRGDFQHDISRTIELSPDAVRIYPCLTVKGTGLEKLYRAGKYTPWSLSRTEEELSPALLRLWMHKIHVIRIGVAHEDGFEESIVAGPLHPALGQIIRSKALYLYLRSRIAMHGSTPEHLVVPQKYSGELWGHKASLKPLYAKLNISPAKIIFAAVDIFKFIYK
- a CDS encoding HIT family protein is translated as MSNQDCIFCKIVAGEIPCFKIYETDKVLSFLDIGPVNKGHALVIPKQHCENIWDLPAELGQEIITAAQLAGDAIVKSTGADGLNLIMNNNEAAGQLVFHAHFHLIPRFKDDGFAHWGQSEYESMDEASALAQKIEKMITG